The proteins below are encoded in one region of Prosthecobacter dejongeii:
- a CDS encoding PhoH family protein: MDRDDHPANVAPTFIDNVNLGSSQHVLRSPSPRKRKSAASHRHSASPVGTKTFILDTNVLLHDPACIHRFAEHHVCIPVDVLSELDRFKNEMTERGANAREVHRALMKTFSAPDASVTDGVKTAGGGNIRVLIYDPEAAKQVASVREFERIFPNIDKVDHRILACALWLREQISPPVILVSKDLNMQLKARAVGIECEDYLHDKVEPREVSNFEIARLEVSAHEIQRFASSGKLSISANRLGDAVVNDYVLLMAGEKTSMPAKLNAHGDLVRLLHTPESIKVGQGRNVKPMNLGQACLLDALLDPEISLVTCYGQAGTGKTLLAVAAGLSQVFGRTYNGLTVSRPIVAMGQTVGFLPGSLQEKMRPWLQPVYDALDLLMRPVDSNQGPQRKKNRFLPDRTPAQPEGAAPYDGLIQQGVIEIEALCYIRGRSIPDRFFILDEAQQLTPLEAKTVVTRMSRGSKLVLVGDPAQIDNPYVDSRSNGLVYTRQRMRGQSFAAHVPLAKGERSPLAEAGARLL; encoded by the coding sequence ATGGACCGCGACGACCATCCTGCCAACGTAGCCCCAACCTTCATTGATAACGTCAATCTTGGCTCCAGTCAGCACGTCCTTCGATCTCCCTCTCCACGCAAACGCAAATCAGCGGCCAGTCACCGCCACTCAGCCAGTCCTGTCGGCACCAAGACCTTCATTCTGGACACCAATGTCCTCCTTCATGACCCTGCCTGTATCCACCGCTTTGCTGAGCATCACGTCTGCATTCCCGTGGATGTCCTCAGTGAGCTAGACCGCTTTAAAAATGAAATGACGGAGCGGGGGGCCAATGCGCGCGAGGTGCACCGGGCATTAATGAAGACCTTTTCCGCGCCCGATGCCTCCGTCACCGATGGGGTTAAAACAGCAGGCGGAGGAAACATCCGCGTCCTCATTTATGATCCAGAAGCGGCCAAGCAAGTGGCCAGCGTGCGCGAGTTTGAGCGCATCTTTCCAAACATTGACAAGGTGGATCACCGCATCCTGGCCTGCGCCCTATGGTTGCGCGAGCAGATCAGCCCACCCGTCATCTTGGTGAGCAAGGATCTAAACATGCAGCTCAAAGCCCGCGCGGTCGGCATCGAGTGCGAAGACTACCTGCATGACAAGGTGGAACCCCGAGAGGTCTCCAATTTTGAAATCGCGCGCCTAGAGGTCAGTGCCCATGAAATCCAGCGTTTCGCCAGCAGTGGCAAACTTTCCATTTCGGCCAATCGGTTAGGCGATGCGGTGGTCAACGATTACGTCCTGCTCATGGCCGGGGAGAAAACCTCCATGCCCGCGAAGTTAAATGCCCACGGCGATCTCGTGCGGCTGCTCCACACGCCTGAATCCATCAAGGTGGGGCAAGGCCGCAATGTGAAGCCCATGAATCTGGGCCAAGCCTGTCTGCTGGATGCGCTGCTGGATCCAGAAATCAGCCTCGTGACCTGCTACGGCCAGGCGGGCACGGGTAAAACGCTGCTCGCCGTGGCGGCCGGTCTTTCGCAGGTCTTTGGCCGCACCTACAATGGTCTCACCGTCAGCCGCCCTATCGTGGCCATGGGGCAGACCGTGGGTTTCTTACCCGGATCACTCCAGGAAAAAATGCGCCCCTGGCTGCAGCCCGTTTATGATGCGCTGGATCTGTTGATGCGCCCGGTGGATAGCAATCAAGGACCCCAGCGGAAAAAGAATCGCTTCCTCCCCGACCGCACTCCTGCCCAGCCAGAAGGGGCCGCGCCCTATGATGGTCTCATCCAGCAGGGGGTCATCGAGATCGAAGCTCTCTGCTACATCCGTGGCCGCAGCATTCCAGATCGTTTCTTCATCTTGGATGAAGCACAGCAACTCACCCCTTTAGAGGCCAAAACCGTCGTGACTCGCATGTCCCGTGGTTCCAAACTCGTCCTCGTGGGAGATCCCGCGCAGATTGACAATCCGTACGTGGATAGCCGCTCAAACGGCCTCGTTTACACTCGCCAGCGCATGCGTGGGCAGTCTTTTGCCGCCCATGTTCCGTTGGCGAAGGGCGAGCGCAGCCCGCTGGCGGAGGCTGGGGCCCGGCTGCTCTGA
- a CDS encoding P-II family nitrogen regulator, with the protein MKKVEAIIKPFKLEDVKEALSEVGVEGMTVVEVKGFGRQKGHTEIYRGSEYTVDFLPKVKIEVVVEDARSETVVDAIVKAANTGKIGDGKVFVSDVIEAVRIRTGERGSDAISGS; encoded by the coding sequence ATGAAAAAAGTCGAAGCGATCATCAAGCCCTTCAAACTCGAGGACGTCAAAGAAGCTCTCTCTGAAGTGGGAGTGGAAGGAATGACCGTCGTTGAGGTCAAAGGATTCGGCCGCCAAAAAGGCCACACAGAAATTTACCGTGGTTCCGAATACACGGTGGACTTCCTTCCGAAGGTGAAGATCGAGGTGGTCGTCGAAGACGCCCGTAGCGAGACTGTCGTTGATGCCATCGTGAAGGCTGCTAACACCGGCAAGATCGGTGATGGCAAGGTTTTCGTCAGTGACGTGATCGAAGCTGTCCGCATCCGTACGGGTGAGCGCGGTTCTGACGCTATCTCTGGTTCCTAG
- a CDS encoding EF-hand domain-containing protein, translating into MKAITTILSVLALASFTLNAAEGDAPKKAKMDPEKAFAKLDANSDGSITKEEWAASPQAKKDAAKAEKAFTGKDKDKDGKLSKEEFTAAPKKKKKDA; encoded by the coding sequence ATGAAAGCGATCACCACGATCCTCTCCGTACTGGCCCTTGCTAGCTTCACTCTGAACGCCGCTGAAGGCGACGCTCCGAAGAAAGCCAAAATGGACCCTGAAAAGGCCTTCGCCAAGCTGGACGCAAACAGCGACGGCTCCATCACCAAAGAAGAGTGGGCCGCTTCCCCACAGGCCAAAAAAGACGCCGCCAAGGCCGAAAAAGCCTTCACTGGCAAGGACAAGGACAAAGATGGCAAACTGAGCAAGGAAGAGTTCACCGCAGCTCCAAAGAAAAAGAAGAAGGACGCATGA
- a CDS encoding phosphatidate cytidylyltransferase, whose translation MSLDTAAAPPPSKRRVFASRLFSTLILWAIIWAAVQWEKNWLLIALTGFFGVAGAVEYYRLLRIDAQARSFNILGLTICLAYWATMTWWVMTQKKAPPMWLELAALTTSVHGAFLLCYRHQLEGTVTLQRIFSTVFGVVYTVIFFGFIARLMYFNGDGHNPTGLFLVIYLVMVTKFSDMGAYAFGVVFGKHKMIPHISPAKSWEGLVGAFVTSFLAAVIMLWWKPLELQPLNWLHGLILAPILCAAGITGDLAESVIKRCTSIKDSGHAFPGIGGILDLTDSLLFTAPVFYFYLEAISA comes from the coding sequence ATGAGCCTAGACACCGCCGCAGCCCCCCCACCGAGCAAGCGCCGTGTTTTTGCGTCCCGACTGTTTAGCACACTTATTTTGTGGGCCATCATCTGGGCGGCGGTACAGTGGGAAAAGAATTGGCTCCTCATCGCACTCACAGGTTTCTTTGGTGTGGCGGGTGCGGTGGAGTATTATCGCCTGTTACGCATTGATGCGCAGGCCCGCTCCTTTAACATCCTGGGGCTGACGATCTGCCTGGCCTACTGGGCGACGATGACGTGGTGGGTGATGACGCAGAAAAAAGCCCCGCCCATGTGGCTGGAGTTGGCGGCTCTGACGACCAGTGTGCATGGGGCCTTTCTGCTGTGCTATCGGCACCAGCTCGAAGGCACGGTGACTCTGCAGCGCATTTTTTCCACGGTCTTCGGCGTGGTTTACACGGTGATCTTCTTCGGCTTCATCGCCCGTCTCATGTACTTCAATGGTGATGGCCACAACCCCACCGGACTTTTCCTGGTGATCTACCTCGTCATGGTGACGAAGTTTAGTGACATGGGGGCCTATGCTTTTGGGGTAGTCTTCGGGAAGCACAAGATGATTCCCCACATCAGCCCTGCGAAGTCGTGGGAAGGTTTGGTCGGTGCTTTTGTGACATCCTTTCTCGCGGCGGTCATCATGCTGTGGTGGAAGCCGCTGGAGCTTCAGCCGCTGAACTGGCTGCATGGCCTCATCCTCGCCCCCATTCTTTGTGCCGCCGGCATCACGGGAGATCTAGCGGAGTCTGTGATCAAACGCTGCACGTCCATCAAGGATTCTGGGCATGCCTTTCCTGGCATCGGCGGCATCCTGGACCTAACGGATAGTTTGCTGTTCACGGCCCCGGTGTTTTACTTCTACCTGGAAGCCATCTCCGCTTAA